CCTCGACCTCGCCAAGGAAGTGGAACAGCTCGGCGCGGTGGCTGACCGAGTGCCGAGCTGCCTCTCCCGCAGCGACGCGCTGGTCGTGCGCGTCGCTGATGCGATGCGCCATCGCGAGGAACTTCGATGACAGAAAGGTATGCAGGATGGCGAACACGAAGATGAGGGTGGCCGCCGCATTGAAGGGCTCGGCTTCCACGCGGTGGGCCAGGCGCGCTCCGATGCTCACGATCTGAGTGTCTTCGTAGCTGGTCACTGCGCGCGGAAACTCCCCGCTCCCGGTCGCAGGCGCGGGGACCGCCGCCGACGCGATATAGGGCAGCCAGAACAGCGCGAAGGCGAGCGCTGCCCAGGTTGCGCGCATCAGCCTAATCCTGGAAGTCGAATCATGAAAGCGAGTCATTGAGGCCGCAAAGAAGAAATTGACTGGTGTATGAACTCGAGAGCGCATCGCATAGGAACCCGGTGAGCGGCGACTTGGCCACGATCGCGAACTTTGCCGAGGTCGTGAACGCCGTCCCCACCAGCGGCGAGAAGCAGAAGACGAGGGGCGCCTCGGGCGCCAGGGGATCGACGCCGGCTGGAGACTCCGCGAACAGGATCCAGGAGCCGAGCCCCACGCCCCCGATGTAGCGCCGCAGCACCGCCTCCGGGATCGGCACTCGCTTGCCGCGACCCGTGGAGAGGTGGGCGCGGAGATAGCGGCCGTGGTAGCCGTGCACAGTTCAACCTCCGGCGGCCGCCTCGAGAATGATGAGATGTGCTCCAGCGAGGATCGGCATTTGTAGGTCGCTGATGAACTGGCGACCGTTCAATGAGATTCGAACGTGGGAGGTGATGCCTTCGGAATCGCGGAGATTGAGTTTGGGGTCCAGCCGCGCCAGGATGTCGCCGAGGGTTCCTGGAGGCGTCTCGAGCTGATCACGCCCAATGATCATGCGCGTCGTGCCGAAGAATTCGACGACGACCTGCTCGGCAGCGGCACTGCCGCGGGGAGAGGCTGAGGCCGAGGAGTGGATACTCATTCACGAAGCCTCCGAGATACGAGGAGCAATCAACACCGCGTCAACCAACGAA
The DNA window shown above is from bacterium and carries:
- a CDS encoding MoaD/ThiS family protein, coding for MSIHSSASASPRGSAAAEQVVVEFFGTTRMIIGRDQLETPPGTLGDILARLDPKLNLRDSEGITSHVRISLNGRQFISDLQMPILAGAHLIILEAAAGG